Proteins encoded together in one Dermacentor variabilis isolate Ectoservices chromosome 2, ASM5094787v1, whole genome shotgun sequence window:
- the LOC142570501 gene encoding uncharacterized protein LOC142570501 produces the protein MEAAQPQQGPPPAAAMDPPAVDPSARPAPSPWRQLLMLVWKNVYVKRLCRRYTTTLLEIVLMVVLLLGIQESSVVREPLIRKGDTVFSPISPTTFWDTEHDMVEIKQVRRLF, from the exons ATGGAAGCCGCTCAGCCTCAGCAAG GCCCCCCTCCAGCGGCAGCGATGGACCCTCCTGCGGTTGACCCTTCAGCCCGCCCCGCGCCGTCCCCTTGGCGGCAACTGCTAATGTTGGTGTGGAAGAACGTCTACGTGAAGCGGCTGTGTCGCCGCTACACCACTACGCTGCTCGAGATTGTGCTGATGGTGGTGCTCCTGTTGGGAATCCAGGAGAGCTCCGTGGTGCGCGAGCCGCTGATTCGCAAGGGGGACACCGTCTTTTCGCCCATCAGCCCAACCACGTTCTGGGACACGGAGCACGACATGGTGGAAATCAAACAGGTTCGCCGCTTGTTTTGA